One segment of Neodiprion fabricii isolate iyNeoFabr1 chromosome 1, iyNeoFabr1.1, whole genome shotgun sequence DNA contains the following:
- the LOC124181177 gene encoding uncharacterized protein LOC124181177, translating to MVERFHRQLKAAIRCHENNQWTRSLPIVLLGIRAAWREDIQATSAELVYGEPLRLPGEFIASTPQQSEDTSSYVKDLRRRMQELQPTPVIRHGQRKIFVFKDLQTTSHVLLRHDAIKNALENPYDGPYPVISRGTKDFVINNKGKEITVSIDRLKPAYILHEGDQDVSLQSTAERTTQQAPPQPTDSQSQTAPQPQVIESPMPSSSAPPAQIQRSQNKNNNRRTKRRVRFTERYQAGFN from the coding sequence ATGGTTGAGCGTTTTCATAGACAACTCAAAGCAGCAATACGGTGTCATGAAAACAACCAATGGACCCGCAGCCTCCCAATAGTACTACTCGGAATAAGAGCAGCCTGGCGAGAGGACATTCAAGCGACATCCGCAGAATTGGTCTACGGTGAACCACTTCGTTTACCAGGAGAATTCATTGCATCGACACCTCAACAATCCGAAGATACAAGCAGTTACGTCAAAGACCTTCGACGAAGAATGCAAGAATTGCAACCAACTCCAGTCATTCGGCATGGTCAACGCAAAATCTTCGTATTCAAGGACTTGCAAACAACAAGCCACGTTCTCTTGCGTCACGACGCTATCAAGAACGCACTTGAGAATCCATACGATGGCCCTTATCCTGTCATCAGTCGCGGCACCAAGGACTTCGTAATCAACAACAAAGGAAAAGAGATCACTGTATCCATTGATCGTCTGAAACCAGCTTACATTCTACACGAAGGTGACCAAGACGTTTCTCTTCAATCAACTGCTGAACGAACTACACAACAAGCTCCACCGCAGCCAACAGATTCGCAGTCCCAAACAGCTCCACAGCCACAAGTGATCGAATCTCCAATGCCAAGCAGTTCAGCACCACCGGCTCAAATCCAGAGAAGCcagaacaagaacaacaatCGCCGGACCAAGCGGCGAGTCAGATTCACCGAACGCTACCAAGCTGGATTCAATTAA
- the LOC124181199 gene encoding uncharacterized protein LOC124181199, producing MAVGDPSPKPRRLFITDYDTKIPYLIDTGADLCVYPRTLARGPHKKSTYELAAANGSTIHTYGTTTQSLNLGLRREFPWRFIIADVSKPIIGADFLSHFGLLVDIQGGQLIDKETKLTSQGKFFQCIIPSVKVITGASKYHQLLASFPEITRPDGRAPQVKHQTRHHIETTPGPPVACKARRLAPDRLSIAQKQFDAMVKLGTARPSSSSWAAPLHLVPKANNDWRPCGDYRGLNARTIPDRYPVRHIRDFAGLLRGKKRFSVVDLMRAFNQLPVYEDDIPKNAIIIPFSIRII from the coding sequence ATGGCGGTCGGCGATCCCAGTCCAAAACCACGCCGCCTCTTCATTACCGACTACGACACAAAAATACCATACCTCATCGACACAGGTGCTGACTTGTGCGTCTATCCACGAACGCTCGCTCGAGGACCGCACAAGAAATCAACCTACGAACTTGCAGCAGCAAACGGTTCTACAATTCACACATACGGCACAACAACACAGTCTCTCAACCTTGGATTACGACGAGAATTCCCATGGAGATTCATCATAGCCGACGTCTCCAAGCCAATCATCGGCGCAGATTTCCTGTCTCACTTCGGACTTCTAGTCGACATTCAAGGAGGCCAACTCATCGACAAAGAAACTAAGCTAACTTCAcaaggtaaattttttcagtgcATCATTCCCAGCGTGAAAGTTATCACCGGCGCATCGAAGTATCATCAGCTACTTGCAAGCTTCCCGGAGATTACGCGACCGGACGGACGCGCTCCCCAGGTCAAGCACCAAACTCGGCATCACATCGAGACAACACCAGGCCCGCCCGTCGCTTGCAAAGCTCGACGCCTTGCACCGGATCGTCTCTCTATCGCTCAGAAACAATTTGACGCGATGGTAAAACTTGGAACAGCGCGCCCGTCATCTAGCAGCTGGGCGGCACCTCTTCATCTCGTTCCAAAGGCAAACAATGATTGGCGACCTTGCGGCGACTATCGCGGACTGAACGCGAGAACAATTCCTGATCGATACCCGGTGAGACACATCAGAGATTTCGCAGGTCTACTCAGAGGGAAAAAGCGCTTTTCCGTCGTCGACTTGATGCGCGCTTTCAACCAGCTGCCCGTCTACGAAGACGATATCCCGAAAAACGCCATCATCATTCCATTCTCCATTCGGATTATTTGA